The proteins below come from a single Harpia harpyja isolate bHarHar1 chromosome 2, bHarHar1 primary haplotype, whole genome shotgun sequence genomic window:
- the LOXL3 gene encoding lysyl oxidase homolog 3 isoform X2 has protein sequence MGSCGTWAWQELLVLLSSVWLWVGSGQPTPPGSTHPPGPQLKFRLAGYPRKHNEGRVEVFYNDEWGTICDDDFTLANAHVLCRHLGFVAATGWAHSAKYGKGIGRIWLDNVNCAGGEKSIGDCKHRGWGNSDCSHEEDAGVICKDERIPGFKDSNVIETEQSHVEEVRLRPVVSGARRQLPVTEGIVEVRYKDGWAQICDEGWDSQNSRVVCGMMGFPAEKKVNRNFYKLFTERQQLNYRLHSVSCTGTEVHLSMCAFEFYRGNASAACGAGMPAVVSCVPGPLFATGNAHKKKQRQQQQSQPRIRLKGGAKVGEGRVEVLKSSEWGTICDDRWNLLSASVVCRELGFGSAREALTGARMGQGTGPIHMNEVQCLGTEKTLWSCPFKNITQEDCKHTEDAAVRCNIPYMGYETLIRLSGGRSRFEGRVEVAVGAGDGDQPRWGLVCGEGWGTLEAMVACRQLGLGFANHGLQIRLAGGRTAFEGRVEVKRGSKWGMVCSDGWTTKEAMVACRQLGLGYSLHAVTETWYWDASNVTEMVLSGVKCAGHEMSLSHCQHHGTSLNCRNTGTRFAAGVICSETASDLLLHAPLVQETAYIEDRPLHMLYCAAEENCLSSSARLANWPYGHRRLLRFSSQIHNNGRADFRPKAGRHSWVWHECHRHYHSMDIFTHYDILTPNGTKVAEGHKASFCLEDTECEEDVAKRYECANFGEQGITVGCWDLYRHDIDCQWIDITDVKPGNYILQVVINPNFEVAESDFTNNAMKCNCKYDGHRIWVHSCHIGDALSEEANKRFEQYPGQLNNQIS, from the exons ATGGGAAGCTGCGGCACGTGGGcatggcaggagctgctggtgctgctgagcAGTGTGTGGCTGTGGGTGGGCAGCGGCCAGCCCACCCCCCCAGGCTCCACACACCCCCCCGGACCCCAGCTGAAGTTTCGCCTGGCTGGCTACCCGCGCAAGCACAACGAGGGACGCGTTGAGGTCTTCTACAACGACGAGTGGGGCACCATCTGCGACGACGACTTCACGCTGGCCAACGCGCATGTGCTGTGCCGGCACCTCGGCTTTGTGGCTGCCACTGGCTGGGCCCACAGCGCCAAGTATGGCAAAGGCATCG GGCGGATCTGGCTGGACAACGTGAATTGTGCCGGAGGCGAGAAGAGCATTGGGGACTGCAAACACCGGGGCTGGGGGAACAGCGACTGCAGCCATGAGGAAGATGCGGGTGTCATCTGCAAGGATGAGCGCATCCCAGGCTTCAAGGACTCCAACGTCATCGAG ACCGAGCAGAGCCACGTGGAGGAGGTCCGCCTGCGGCCGGTGGTGTCCGGGGCCCGGAGGCAGCTGCCGGTGACGGAGGGCATTGTGGAGGTGCGCTACAAGGATGGCTGGGCACAGATCTGCGACGAGGGCTGGGACAGCCAGAACAGCCGTGTCGTCTGTGGCATGATGGGCTTCCCTGCTGAGAAGAAGGTCAACAGGAACTTCTACAA GCTGTTCACGGAGCGGCAGCAGCTCAACTACCGCCTGCACTCTGTGTCCTGCACGGGGACGGAGGTGCACCTCTCCATGTGTGCCTTCGAGTTCTACCGGGGCAACGCCTCGGCCGCCTGCGGGGCCGGCATGCCCGCCGTCGTCAGCTGCGTGCCCGGGCCCCTCTTTGCCACTGGCAATGCCCACAAGAAGAAGCAGCGccaacagcagcagagccag CCACGGATCCGGCTAAAGGGTGGCGCGAAGGTCGGCGAGGGCCGTGTCGAGGTGCTCAAGAGCAGCGAGTGGGGCACCATCTGTGACGACCGCTGGAACCTGCTGTCAGCCAGCGTGGTGTGCCGTGAGCTGGGCTTTGGCAGCGCCAGGGAGGCCCTCACCGGGGCACGCATGGGCCAAG GGACGGGTCCCATCCACATGAACGAAGTGCAGTGCCTGGGCACCGAGAAGACCCTCTGGAGCTGCCCCTTCAAGAACATCACGCAGGAGGACTGCAAGCACACAGAGGACGCGGCCGTCCGCTGCAACATCCCCTACATGGGCTACGAGACTCTG ATTCGGCTGAGCGGGGGCCGGAGCCGCTTTGAGGGGCGGGTCGAGGTGGCGGTGGGGGCTGGCGACGGGGACCAGCCCCGCTGGGGTCTGGTCTGCGGCGAAGGCTGGGGTACGCTGGAGGCGATGGTGGCCTGTCGCCAGCTGGGTCTGGGATTCGCTAACCACGGCTTACAA ATCCGCCTAGCCGGCGGGAGGACGGCGTTTGAGGGCCGCGTGGAGGTGAAGCGAGGCAGTAAGTGGGGCATGGTGTGCAGCGATGGCTGGACCACTAAGGAGGCGATGGTGGCCTGTCGCCAGCTCGGCCTGGGCTACTCCCTGCATGCGGTGACG GAGACATGGTACTGGGACGCCAGCAACGTGACGGAGATGGTGCTGAGCGGGGTGAAGTGCGCTGGCCATGAGATGTCCCTGAGCCACTGTCAGCACCATGGCACCAGCCTGAACTGCAGGAACACGGGCACGCGCTTTGCCGCAGGTGTCATCTGCTCTGAGA CCGCCTCCGACCTACTGCTGCACGCCCCGCTGGTGCAGGAGACGGCGTACATCGAGGACCGGCCGTTGCACATGCTGTACTGCGCCGCCGAGGAGAACTGCCTCTCCAGTTCGGCCCGCCTGGCGAACTGGCCCTACGGGCACCGTCGCCTGCTCCGCTTCTCCTCCCAGATCCACAACAACGGTCGCGCCGACTTCCGCCCCAAGGCTGGCCGGCACTCCTGGGTCTGGCACGAGTGCCACCG GCACTACCACAGCATGGATATCTTCACCCACTATGACATCCTGACCCCCAACGGCACCAAGGTGGCGGAGGGACACAAGGCCAGCTTCTGCCTCGAGGACACCGAGTGTGAGGAAG ATGTGGCCAAGCGGTACGAGTGTGCCAACTTTGGGGAGCAGGGCATCACTGTGGGCTGCTGGGACCTGTACAGGCATGACATCGACTGCCAGTGGATCGACATCACTGATGTCAAGCCAGGCAACTACATTCTGCAG GTCGTGATCAACCCCAACTTTGAGGTGGCAGAGAGCGACTTCACCAACAATGCCATGAAATGCAACTGCAAGTACGACGGGCACCGCATCTGGGTACACAGCTGCCACATCG GCGATGCGCTCAGCGAGGAGGCCAACAAGCGGTTTGAGCAGTACCCGGGTCAGCTCAACAACCAGATTTCATAG
- the LOXL3 gene encoding lysyl oxidase homolog 3 isoform X5 — protein MGSCGTWAWQELLVLLSSVWLWVGSGQPTPPGSTHPPGPQLKFRLAGYPRKHNEGRVEVFYNDEWGTICDDDFTLANAHVLCRHLGFVAATGWAHSAKYGKGIGRIWLDNVNCAGGEKSIGDCKHRGWGNSDCSHEEDAGVICKDERIPGFKDSNVIETEQSHVEEVRLRPVVSGARRQLPVTEGIVEVRYKDGWAQICDEGWDSQNSRVVCGMMGFPAEKKVNRNFYKLFTERQQLNYRLHSVSCTGTEVHLSMCAFEFYRGNASAACGAGMPAVVSCVPGPLFATGNAHKKKQRQQQQSQPRIRLKGGAKVGEGRVEVLKSSEWGTICDDRWNLLSASVVCRELGFGSAREALTGARMGQGTGPIHMNEVQCLGTEKTLWSCPFKNITQEDCKHTEDAAVRCNIPYMGYETLIRLSGGRSRFEGRVEVAVGAGDGDQPRWGLVCGEGWGTLEAMVACRQLGLGFANHGLQETWYWDASNVTEMVLSGVKCAGHEMSLSHCQHHGTSLNCRNTGTRFAAGVICSETASDLLLHAPLVQETAYIEDRPLHMLYCAAEENCLSSSARLANWPYGHRRLLRFSSQIHNNGRADFRPKAGRHSWVWHECHRHYHSMDIFTHYDILTPNGTKVAEGHKASFCLEDTECEEDVAKRYECANFGEQGITVGCWDLYRHDIDCQWIDITDVKPGNYILQVVINPNFEVAESDFTNNAMKCNCKYDGHRIWVHSCHIGDALSEEANKRFEQYPGQLNNQIS, from the exons ATGGGAAGCTGCGGCACGTGGGcatggcaggagctgctggtgctgctgagcAGTGTGTGGCTGTGGGTGGGCAGCGGCCAGCCCACCCCCCCAGGCTCCACACACCCCCCCGGACCCCAGCTGAAGTTTCGCCTGGCTGGCTACCCGCGCAAGCACAACGAGGGACGCGTTGAGGTCTTCTACAACGACGAGTGGGGCACCATCTGCGACGACGACTTCACGCTGGCCAACGCGCATGTGCTGTGCCGGCACCTCGGCTTTGTGGCTGCCACTGGCTGGGCCCACAGCGCCAAGTATGGCAAAGGCATCG GGCGGATCTGGCTGGACAACGTGAATTGTGCCGGAGGCGAGAAGAGCATTGGGGACTGCAAACACCGGGGCTGGGGGAACAGCGACTGCAGCCATGAGGAAGATGCGGGTGTCATCTGCAAGGATGAGCGCATCCCAGGCTTCAAGGACTCCAACGTCATCGAG ACCGAGCAGAGCCACGTGGAGGAGGTCCGCCTGCGGCCGGTGGTGTCCGGGGCCCGGAGGCAGCTGCCGGTGACGGAGGGCATTGTGGAGGTGCGCTACAAGGATGGCTGGGCACAGATCTGCGACGAGGGCTGGGACAGCCAGAACAGCCGTGTCGTCTGTGGCATGATGGGCTTCCCTGCTGAGAAGAAGGTCAACAGGAACTTCTACAA GCTGTTCACGGAGCGGCAGCAGCTCAACTACCGCCTGCACTCTGTGTCCTGCACGGGGACGGAGGTGCACCTCTCCATGTGTGCCTTCGAGTTCTACCGGGGCAACGCCTCGGCCGCCTGCGGGGCCGGCATGCCCGCCGTCGTCAGCTGCGTGCCCGGGCCCCTCTTTGCCACTGGCAATGCCCACAAGAAGAAGCAGCGccaacagcagcagagccag CCACGGATCCGGCTAAAGGGTGGCGCGAAGGTCGGCGAGGGCCGTGTCGAGGTGCTCAAGAGCAGCGAGTGGGGCACCATCTGTGACGACCGCTGGAACCTGCTGTCAGCCAGCGTGGTGTGCCGTGAGCTGGGCTTTGGCAGCGCCAGGGAGGCCCTCACCGGGGCACGCATGGGCCAAG GGACGGGTCCCATCCACATGAACGAAGTGCAGTGCCTGGGCACCGAGAAGACCCTCTGGAGCTGCCCCTTCAAGAACATCACGCAGGAGGACTGCAAGCACACAGAGGACGCGGCCGTCCGCTGCAACATCCCCTACATGGGCTACGAGACTCTG ATTCGGCTGAGCGGGGGCCGGAGCCGCTTTGAGGGGCGGGTCGAGGTGGCGGTGGGGGCTGGCGACGGGGACCAGCCCCGCTGGGGTCTGGTCTGCGGCGAAGGCTGGGGTACGCTGGAGGCGATGGTGGCCTGTCGCCAGCTGGGTCTGGGATTCGCTAACCACGGCTTACAA GAGACATGGTACTGGGACGCCAGCAACGTGACGGAGATGGTGCTGAGCGGGGTGAAGTGCGCTGGCCATGAGATGTCCCTGAGCCACTGTCAGCACCATGGCACCAGCCTGAACTGCAGGAACACGGGCACGCGCTTTGCCGCAGGTGTCATCTGCTCTGAGA CCGCCTCCGACCTACTGCTGCACGCCCCGCTGGTGCAGGAGACGGCGTACATCGAGGACCGGCCGTTGCACATGCTGTACTGCGCCGCCGAGGAGAACTGCCTCTCCAGTTCGGCCCGCCTGGCGAACTGGCCCTACGGGCACCGTCGCCTGCTCCGCTTCTCCTCCCAGATCCACAACAACGGTCGCGCCGACTTCCGCCCCAAGGCTGGCCGGCACTCCTGGGTCTGGCACGAGTGCCACCG GCACTACCACAGCATGGATATCTTCACCCACTATGACATCCTGACCCCCAACGGCACCAAGGTGGCGGAGGGACACAAGGCCAGCTTCTGCCTCGAGGACACCGAGTGTGAGGAAG ATGTGGCCAAGCGGTACGAGTGTGCCAACTTTGGGGAGCAGGGCATCACTGTGGGCTGCTGGGACCTGTACAGGCATGACATCGACTGCCAGTGGATCGACATCACTGATGTCAAGCCAGGCAACTACATTCTGCAG GTCGTGATCAACCCCAACTTTGAGGTGGCAGAGAGCGACTTCACCAACAATGCCATGAAATGCAACTGCAAGTACGACGGGCACCGCATCTGGGTACACAGCTGCCACATCG GCGATGCGCTCAGCGAGGAGGCCAACAAGCGGTTTGAGCAGTACCCGGGTCAGCTCAACAACCAGATTTCATAG
- the LOXL3 gene encoding lysyl oxidase homolog 3 isoform X4, with translation MGSCGTWAWQELLVLLSSVWLWVGSGQPTPPGSTHPPGPQLKFRLAGYPRKHNEGRVEVFYNDEWGTICDDDFTLANAHVLCRHLGFVAATGWAHSAKYGKGIGRIWLDNVNCAGGEKSIGDCKHRGWGNSDCSHEEDAGVICKDERIPGFKDSNVIETEQSHVEEVRLRPVVSGARRQLPVTEGIVEVRYKDGWAQICDEGWDSQNSRVVCGMMGFPAEKKVNRNFYKLASKSQPKQKRREDVGSKKRLFTERQQLNYRLHSVSCTGTEVHLSMCAFEFYRGNASAACGAGMPAVVSCVPGPLFATGNAHKKKQRQQQQSQPRIRLKGGAKVGEGRVEVLKSSEWGTICDDRWNLLSASVVCRELGFGSAREALTGARMGQGTGPIHMNEVQCLGTEKTLWSCPFKNITQEDCKHTEDAAVRCNIPYMGYETLIRLAGGRTAFEGRVEVKRGSKWGMVCSDGWTTKEAMVACRQLGLGYSLHAVTETWYWDASNVTEMVLSGVKCAGHEMSLSHCQHHGTSLNCRNTGTRFAAGVICSETASDLLLHAPLVQETAYIEDRPLHMLYCAAEENCLSSSARLANWPYGHRRLLRFSSQIHNNGRADFRPKAGRHSWVWHECHRHYHSMDIFTHYDILTPNGTKVAEGHKASFCLEDTECEEDVAKRYECANFGEQGITVGCWDLYRHDIDCQWIDITDVKPGNYILQVVINPNFEVAESDFTNNAMKCNCKYDGHRIWVHSCHIGDALSEEANKRFEQYPGQLNNQIS, from the exons ATGGGAAGCTGCGGCACGTGGGcatggcaggagctgctggtgctgctgagcAGTGTGTGGCTGTGGGTGGGCAGCGGCCAGCCCACCCCCCCAGGCTCCACACACCCCCCCGGACCCCAGCTGAAGTTTCGCCTGGCTGGCTACCCGCGCAAGCACAACGAGGGACGCGTTGAGGTCTTCTACAACGACGAGTGGGGCACCATCTGCGACGACGACTTCACGCTGGCCAACGCGCATGTGCTGTGCCGGCACCTCGGCTTTGTGGCTGCCACTGGCTGGGCCCACAGCGCCAAGTATGGCAAAGGCATCG GGCGGATCTGGCTGGACAACGTGAATTGTGCCGGAGGCGAGAAGAGCATTGGGGACTGCAAACACCGGGGCTGGGGGAACAGCGACTGCAGCCATGAGGAAGATGCGGGTGTCATCTGCAAGGATGAGCGCATCCCAGGCTTCAAGGACTCCAACGTCATCGAG ACCGAGCAGAGCCACGTGGAGGAGGTCCGCCTGCGGCCGGTGGTGTCCGGGGCCCGGAGGCAGCTGCCGGTGACGGAGGGCATTGTGGAGGTGCGCTACAAGGATGGCTGGGCACAGATCTGCGACGAGGGCTGGGACAGCCAGAACAGCCGTGTCGTCTGTGGCATGATGGGCTTCCCTGCTGAGAAGAAGGTCAACAGGAACTTCTACAA gctgGCCTCCAAATCTCAGCCTAAACAAAAGCGCAGGGAGGACGTAGGGTCCAAGAAGAG GCTGTTCACGGAGCGGCAGCAGCTCAACTACCGCCTGCACTCTGTGTCCTGCACGGGGACGGAGGTGCACCTCTCCATGTGTGCCTTCGAGTTCTACCGGGGCAACGCCTCGGCCGCCTGCGGGGCCGGCATGCCCGCCGTCGTCAGCTGCGTGCCCGGGCCCCTCTTTGCCACTGGCAATGCCCACAAGAAGAAGCAGCGccaacagcagcagagccag CCACGGATCCGGCTAAAGGGTGGCGCGAAGGTCGGCGAGGGCCGTGTCGAGGTGCTCAAGAGCAGCGAGTGGGGCACCATCTGTGACGACCGCTGGAACCTGCTGTCAGCCAGCGTGGTGTGCCGTGAGCTGGGCTTTGGCAGCGCCAGGGAGGCCCTCACCGGGGCACGCATGGGCCAAG GGACGGGTCCCATCCACATGAACGAAGTGCAGTGCCTGGGCACCGAGAAGACCCTCTGGAGCTGCCCCTTCAAGAACATCACGCAGGAGGACTGCAAGCACACAGAGGACGCGGCCGTCCGCTGCAACATCCCCTACATGGGCTACGAGACTCTG ATCCGCCTAGCCGGCGGGAGGACGGCGTTTGAGGGCCGCGTGGAGGTGAAGCGAGGCAGTAAGTGGGGCATGGTGTGCAGCGATGGCTGGACCACTAAGGAGGCGATGGTGGCCTGTCGCCAGCTCGGCCTGGGCTACTCCCTGCATGCGGTGACG GAGACATGGTACTGGGACGCCAGCAACGTGACGGAGATGGTGCTGAGCGGGGTGAAGTGCGCTGGCCATGAGATGTCCCTGAGCCACTGTCAGCACCATGGCACCAGCCTGAACTGCAGGAACACGGGCACGCGCTTTGCCGCAGGTGTCATCTGCTCTGAGA CCGCCTCCGACCTACTGCTGCACGCCCCGCTGGTGCAGGAGACGGCGTACATCGAGGACCGGCCGTTGCACATGCTGTACTGCGCCGCCGAGGAGAACTGCCTCTCCAGTTCGGCCCGCCTGGCGAACTGGCCCTACGGGCACCGTCGCCTGCTCCGCTTCTCCTCCCAGATCCACAACAACGGTCGCGCCGACTTCCGCCCCAAGGCTGGCCGGCACTCCTGGGTCTGGCACGAGTGCCACCG GCACTACCACAGCATGGATATCTTCACCCACTATGACATCCTGACCCCCAACGGCACCAAGGTGGCGGAGGGACACAAGGCCAGCTTCTGCCTCGAGGACACCGAGTGTGAGGAAG ATGTGGCCAAGCGGTACGAGTGTGCCAACTTTGGGGAGCAGGGCATCACTGTGGGCTGCTGGGACCTGTACAGGCATGACATCGACTGCCAGTGGATCGACATCACTGATGTCAAGCCAGGCAACTACATTCTGCAG GTCGTGATCAACCCCAACTTTGAGGTGGCAGAGAGCGACTTCACCAACAATGCCATGAAATGCAACTGCAAGTACGACGGGCACCGCATCTGGGTACACAGCTGCCACATCG GCGATGCGCTCAGCGAGGAGGCCAACAAGCGGTTTGAGCAGTACCCGGGTCAGCTCAACAACCAGATTTCATAG
- the LOXL3 gene encoding lysyl oxidase homolog 3 isoform X3, producing the protein MGSCGTWAWQELLVLLSSVWLWVGSGQPTPPGSTHPPGPQLKFRLAGYPRKHNEGRVEVFYNDEWGTICDDDFTLANAHVLCRHLGFVAATGWAHSAKYGKGIGRIWLDNVNCAGGEKSIGDCKHRGWGNSDCSHEEDAGVICKDERIPGFKDSNVIETEQSHVEEVRLRPVVSGARRQLPVTEGIVEVRYKDGWAQICDEGWDSQNSRVVCGMMGFPAEKKVNRNFYKLASKSQPKQKRREDVGSKKRLFTERQQLNYRLHSVSCTGTEVHLSMCAFEFYRGNASAACGAGMPAVVSCVPGPLFATGNAHKKKQRQQQQSQPRIRLKGGAKVGEGRVEVLKSSEWGTICDDRWNLLSASVVCRELGFGSAREALTGARMGQGTGPIHMNEVQCLGTEKTLWSCPFKNITQEDCKHTEDAAVRCNIPYMGYETLIRLSGGRSRFEGRVEVAVGAGDGDQPRWGLVCGEGWGTLEAMVACRQLGLGFANHGLQETWYWDASNVTEMVLSGVKCAGHEMSLSHCQHHGTSLNCRNTGTRFAAGVICSETASDLLLHAPLVQETAYIEDRPLHMLYCAAEENCLSSSARLANWPYGHRRLLRFSSQIHNNGRADFRPKAGRHSWVWHECHRHYHSMDIFTHYDILTPNGTKVAEGHKASFCLEDTECEEDVAKRYECANFGEQGITVGCWDLYRHDIDCQWIDITDVKPGNYILQVVINPNFEVAESDFTNNAMKCNCKYDGHRIWVHSCHIGDALSEEANKRFEQYPGQLNNQIS; encoded by the exons ATGGGAAGCTGCGGCACGTGGGcatggcaggagctgctggtgctgctgagcAGTGTGTGGCTGTGGGTGGGCAGCGGCCAGCCCACCCCCCCAGGCTCCACACACCCCCCCGGACCCCAGCTGAAGTTTCGCCTGGCTGGCTACCCGCGCAAGCACAACGAGGGACGCGTTGAGGTCTTCTACAACGACGAGTGGGGCACCATCTGCGACGACGACTTCACGCTGGCCAACGCGCATGTGCTGTGCCGGCACCTCGGCTTTGTGGCTGCCACTGGCTGGGCCCACAGCGCCAAGTATGGCAAAGGCATCG GGCGGATCTGGCTGGACAACGTGAATTGTGCCGGAGGCGAGAAGAGCATTGGGGACTGCAAACACCGGGGCTGGGGGAACAGCGACTGCAGCCATGAGGAAGATGCGGGTGTCATCTGCAAGGATGAGCGCATCCCAGGCTTCAAGGACTCCAACGTCATCGAG ACCGAGCAGAGCCACGTGGAGGAGGTCCGCCTGCGGCCGGTGGTGTCCGGGGCCCGGAGGCAGCTGCCGGTGACGGAGGGCATTGTGGAGGTGCGCTACAAGGATGGCTGGGCACAGATCTGCGACGAGGGCTGGGACAGCCAGAACAGCCGTGTCGTCTGTGGCATGATGGGCTTCCCTGCTGAGAAGAAGGTCAACAGGAACTTCTACAA gctgGCCTCCAAATCTCAGCCTAAACAAAAGCGCAGGGAGGACGTAGGGTCCAAGAAGAG GCTGTTCACGGAGCGGCAGCAGCTCAACTACCGCCTGCACTCTGTGTCCTGCACGGGGACGGAGGTGCACCTCTCCATGTGTGCCTTCGAGTTCTACCGGGGCAACGCCTCGGCCGCCTGCGGGGCCGGCATGCCCGCCGTCGTCAGCTGCGTGCCCGGGCCCCTCTTTGCCACTGGCAATGCCCACAAGAAGAAGCAGCGccaacagcagcagagccag CCACGGATCCGGCTAAAGGGTGGCGCGAAGGTCGGCGAGGGCCGTGTCGAGGTGCTCAAGAGCAGCGAGTGGGGCACCATCTGTGACGACCGCTGGAACCTGCTGTCAGCCAGCGTGGTGTGCCGTGAGCTGGGCTTTGGCAGCGCCAGGGAGGCCCTCACCGGGGCACGCATGGGCCAAG GGACGGGTCCCATCCACATGAACGAAGTGCAGTGCCTGGGCACCGAGAAGACCCTCTGGAGCTGCCCCTTCAAGAACATCACGCAGGAGGACTGCAAGCACACAGAGGACGCGGCCGTCCGCTGCAACATCCCCTACATGGGCTACGAGACTCTG ATTCGGCTGAGCGGGGGCCGGAGCCGCTTTGAGGGGCGGGTCGAGGTGGCGGTGGGGGCTGGCGACGGGGACCAGCCCCGCTGGGGTCTGGTCTGCGGCGAAGGCTGGGGTACGCTGGAGGCGATGGTGGCCTGTCGCCAGCTGGGTCTGGGATTCGCTAACCACGGCTTACAA GAGACATGGTACTGGGACGCCAGCAACGTGACGGAGATGGTGCTGAGCGGGGTGAAGTGCGCTGGCCATGAGATGTCCCTGAGCCACTGTCAGCACCATGGCACCAGCCTGAACTGCAGGAACACGGGCACGCGCTTTGCCGCAGGTGTCATCTGCTCTGAGA CCGCCTCCGACCTACTGCTGCACGCCCCGCTGGTGCAGGAGACGGCGTACATCGAGGACCGGCCGTTGCACATGCTGTACTGCGCCGCCGAGGAGAACTGCCTCTCCAGTTCGGCCCGCCTGGCGAACTGGCCCTACGGGCACCGTCGCCTGCTCCGCTTCTCCTCCCAGATCCACAACAACGGTCGCGCCGACTTCCGCCCCAAGGCTGGCCGGCACTCCTGGGTCTGGCACGAGTGCCACCG GCACTACCACAGCATGGATATCTTCACCCACTATGACATCCTGACCCCCAACGGCACCAAGGTGGCGGAGGGACACAAGGCCAGCTTCTGCCTCGAGGACACCGAGTGTGAGGAAG ATGTGGCCAAGCGGTACGAGTGTGCCAACTTTGGGGAGCAGGGCATCACTGTGGGCTGCTGGGACCTGTACAGGCATGACATCGACTGCCAGTGGATCGACATCACTGATGTCAAGCCAGGCAACTACATTCTGCAG GTCGTGATCAACCCCAACTTTGAGGTGGCAGAGAGCGACTTCACCAACAATGCCATGAAATGCAACTGCAAGTACGACGGGCACCGCATCTGGGTACACAGCTGCCACATCG GCGATGCGCTCAGCGAGGAGGCCAACAAGCGGTTTGAGCAGTACCCGGGTCAGCTCAACAACCAGATTTCATAG